The following are encoded together in the Babesia microti strain RI chromosome II, complete genome genome:
- a CDS encoding conserved Plasmodium protein, unknown function (overlaps_old_locusTagID:BBM_II01805) encodes MYYKAERPNFVGVISLMSDYHTKSIADLKAILSSRGLKTTGTKSVLIQRLEENDATESVPSTESATTATGTKGTTLDSTNSYSKPTKITLENIGQMSLEERIEARRKRFGTDTLSYKLEQRKNRFGIVAPNSNKIYTSNNNVESNRKIVIS; translated from the exons atgtattataaaGCTGAGCGTCCCAACTTTGTGGGTGTTATTAGTCTAATGAGCGATTATCACACCAAGAGTATTGCGGACCTCAAGGCCATCCTCTCATCCCGAGGACTAAAAACCACTGGCACTAAG TCTGTACTAATTCAAAGGCTTGAGGAAAATGATGCTACAGAATCTGTCCCTAGCACCGAGTCTGCCACTACGGCCACCGGCACGAAAGGTACCACACTAGACAGTACTAATTCTTATAGCAAGCCTACAAAGATTACCCTTGAGAATATCGGACAAATGTCACTGGAGGAAAGGATTGAGGCGAGGCGCAAACGCTTCG GCACAGACACTCTTAGTTACAAATTAGAACAGCGGAAGAATCGCTTTGGTATTGTTGCACCAAAtagtaataaaatttacaccagtaataataatgtcGAAAGCAATAGAAAAATTGTGATATCATAA